One Acidimicrobiales bacterium DNA segment encodes these proteins:
- a CDS encoding MBL fold metallo-hydrolase, with the protein MLTWQIGDVTVTRVVELEIPVPYHPEGALLADATPQALAEIPWLSPHFVTEDGALRLSIHALVVNAPGLNLIVDTCVGNDKPRALLGGSALQTEFLRSLEEAGCPPDTVDAVVCTHLHVDHVGWNTMLVDGEWVPTFPNARYLIGRREFDHWTSEGDDDQQAILGDSVQPIFDAGLATFVEMNHRISDEISLTPTPGHTPGHVSVSIESRGERALITGDVMHHPCQFARPHWSPSFDSDPVAGAHMRRAVMEHVADAPVLVIGTHFAAPTAGRVLRDGDAFRLDIG; encoded by the coding sequence ATGCTGACATGGCAGATCGGTGACGTCACCGTCACTCGGGTCGTAGAGCTGGAGATCCCGGTGCCGTACCACCCGGAAGGGGCGTTGCTCGCCGATGCGACTCCCCAGGCCCTGGCCGAGATCCCGTGGCTGTCGCCGCACTTCGTCACCGAGGACGGGGCGCTGCGGCTGTCGATCCACGCGCTGGTGGTGAACGCGCCGGGTCTCAACCTCATCGTCGACACGTGTGTCGGCAACGACAAGCCGCGGGCGCTGCTCGGGGGCAGCGCGCTCCAGACGGAGTTCCTCCGCAGTCTCGAGGAGGCCGGCTGCCCACCGGACACGGTCGATGCGGTCGTGTGCACCCACCTGCACGTCGATCATGTGGGCTGGAACACGATGCTCGTCGACGGCGAGTGGGTGCCGACGTTTCCCAACGCCCGCTATCTGATCGGTCGTCGCGAGTTCGATCACTGGACCAGCGAGGGCGACGACGATCAGCAGGCGATCCTCGGCGACTCCGTCCAGCCGATCTTCGATGCCGGCCTCGCCACCTTCGTGGAGATGAACCACCGGATCAGCGACGAGATCAGCCTCACCCCGACCCCGGGTCACACCCCCGGCCACGTGAGCGTGAGCATCGAGTCGAGGGGCGAGCGGGCGCTGATCACGGGCGACGTGATGCACCACCCCTGCCAGTTCGCTCGCCCCCACTGGTCGCCCTCGTTCGACTCCGACCCCGTGGCCGGCGCCCACATGCGCCGCGCCGTCATGGAGCATGTCGCCGACGCGCCGGTGCTCGTGATCGGCACCCACTTCGCCGCGCCCACCGCCGGCCGGGTCCTGCGCGACGGCGACGCGTTCCGCCTCGACATCGGCTGA
- a CDS encoding type II toxin-antitoxin system prevent-host-death family antitoxin: MSDVASRELRNSTRSLLDRVEAGETITITVDGRPKAVLAPIGHRPRWLARSEFAATILEHQADPGLAEDLADLAGEMTDELPPL; the protein is encoded by the coding sequence ATGTCTGACGTTGCCTCTCGGGAGCTGCGAAACTCGACACGATCGCTGCTCGATCGCGTCGAGGCGGGCGAGACGATCACGATCACGGTCGACGGCCGACCGAAGGCGGTGCTGGCGCCGATCGGTCACCGGCCGCGCTGGCTCGCCCGGTCCGAGTTCGCTGCGACCATCTTGGAACATCAGGCCGATCCCGGGCTCGCCGAAGACCTCGCCGATCTCGCCGGCGAGATGACCGACGAACTCCCGCCGCTGTGA